One window of the Silurus meridionalis isolate SWU-2019-XX chromosome 24, ASM1480568v1, whole genome shotgun sequence genome contains the following:
- the LOC124378385 gene encoding transcriptional regulator DEF1-like produces MENMPPPPYPGPPLESTDYVQQRPVIPELAPHQQCSSQEGGLYNHQPTPDHQNHRSLPAENMPAPPYPGPPLESTFTPQLPLYIQCSSQEQIPDPQNHRSLPSENMPAPPYPGPPLDSTGFVEQRSITPQSPSQRQSSSQAGGPYNNQQNPDPHNYRSLSTESMPGPPYPGPPLDSTVFVQQRSFTHQPAPQRQCSSQEGGPYNHRQTPDPQNYRSLPMESMPVPPYPGFSLPQRSPSPQSPLRQQYPVAEESYTHQHSPHPQHPCQNFESPGPQRVVYKEPTSHQAASYQHYEADVNQKVYAHSNLTCSKQTNRSFEKSMTSMQYEQAPNIKQKSSKEEMVYAVHEAAREHNMNMQADLRQKVYAHSNVTGSKQANLSFEGNMTSTQYKQPMNIKQCGGKQELVYAVHESPCELDMTMQCAASSSAMVATESRAFSMNKLRTSLEQNFSEAKYSAQKSTFEIAKQATEYTKVSAQKVALSQYSSNTQLAQAQTSASMYTQSAWNAVQPGVQVVQAGGTQVILPAQRQQVVIQPAVSRTIIQPVNPQPTVVIQNPSPTYRVIQPQVLPTVIQPAPSTVVYRYY; encoded by the exons ATGGAGAACATGCCGCCTCCACCGTATCCTGGACCACCTCTAGAGTCTACGGATTATGTACAGCAGAGGCCCGTCATCCCCGAGCTAGCCCCTCATCAACAatgcagcagtcaagag GGTGGTCTCTATAATCACCAGCCGACTCCTGACCATCAAAACCACAG gtCTTTGCCTGCAGAGAACATGCCTGCTCCACCATATCCTGGACCACCTCTAGAGTCCACCTTCACACCTCAGCTACCTCTTTATATACAatgcagcagtcaagag CAGATTCCTGACCCTCAAAACCACAG gtCTTTGCCCTCAGAGAACATGCCTGCTCCACCATATCCTGGACCACCTCTAGATTCCACCGGCTTTGTAGAGCAGAGATCCATCACCCCCCAGTCACCTTCTCAAAGACAATCCAGCAGTCAAGCG ggtGGTCCCTACAATAACCAGCAGAATCCTGACCCTCATAACTACAG GTCTTTGTCCACAGAGAGCATGCCTGGTCCACCATATCCTGGACCACCTCTAGATTCCACTGTCTTTGTACAGCAGAGATCCTTCACCCACCAGCCAGCTCCTCAAAGACAATGCAGCTCTCAAGAG ggTGGTCCCTATAATCACCGGCAGACTCCTGACCCTCAAAACTACAG ATCTTTGCCCATGGAAAGCATGCCTGTTCCACCATATCCTGGATTCTCACTCCCCCAGAGATCTCCCAGCCCCCAGTCACCTCTTCGCCAACAATACCCAGTTGCAGAG GAAAGTTATACTCATCAACActctcctcatcctcaacatccCTGCCAAAATTTTGAGTCACCTGGACCACAGAGAGTTGTATATAAGGAGCCCACCAGTCACCAGGCAGCTTCCTACCAACActatgag GCTGATGTCAATCAAAAGGTGTATGCACATTCTAACCTTACTTGTTCTAAACAGACGAATCGCAG TTTTGAAAAGAGCATGACTTCTATGCAATATGAACAAGCTCCGAATATCAAGCAGAAAAGCAGCAAGGAGGAGATGGTGTATGCTGTACATGAAGCTGCACGTGAACACAACATGAACATGCAG GCTGATCTCAGGCAAAAGGTGTATGCCCATTCTAACGTCACTGGTTCTAAACAGGCCAATCTCAG TTTCGAGGGGAACATGACTTCTACGCAGTATAAACAGCCAATGAATATTAAGCAGTGTGGCGGCAAGCAAGAGCTGGTGTACGCTGTACACGAATCTCCATGTGAACTTGACATGACCATGCAG TGTGCAGCAAGCAGTAGTGCGATGGTCGCCACAGAGAG CCGAGCTTTCTCCATGAACAAACTGCGTACATCACTGGAGCAAAACTTCAGCGAG GCTAAGTACAGCGCACAGAAGAGTACCTTTGAAATCGCCAAGCAGGCTACGGAGTACACGAAAGTCAG tGCACAAAAAGTCGCTCTGAGCCAGTATTCGTCCAACACACAACTCGCACAAG CTCAAACATCTGCATCCATGTACACTCAGAGTGCCTGGAATGCAGTCCAGCCGGGGGTCCAAGTGGTCCAAGCCGGTGGGACTCAGGTGATCCTCCCAGCCCAGAGGCAGCAGGTGGTGATCCAGCCTGCGGTTTCTCGTACCATCATCCAGCCCGTTAATCCACAGCCCACTGTAGTGATCCAAAATCCATCTCCGACTTACAGAGTCATCCAGCCGCAGGTTCTGCCCACCGTGATCCAACCTGCACCCAGCACCGTGG TCTATCGTTATTACTGA